Proteins from a single region of Abyssalbus ytuae:
- the katG gene encoding catalase/peroxidase HPI — protein MDTNSNSSSESKCPFHNGQTYQEPRHATSNKDWWPNKLNLSVLHQHSSLSNPMDKDFNYAEEFKTLDLKAVKKDLENLMTDSQEWWPADFGHYGPFFIRMAWHSAGTYRVSDGRGGGSRGSQRFAPLNSWPDNVNLDKARRLLWPIKQKYGRKISWADLFILTGNVALESMGFKTYGFAGGREDVWEPEEDIYWGAEKEWLGDERYTGERDLENPLAAVQMGLIYVNPEGPNGNPDPVAAAHDIRETFKRMAMNDEETVALIAGGHTFGKTHGAGDAALLGNDPEGGGIEDMGFGWKSKHGTGLAGDTITSGLEVIWTETPTKWSNNFFENLFGYEWELTKSPAGAYQWRPKAGAGSGKVPDAYDPSKKHQPMMLTTDLSLRVDPSYEKISRRFYENPDEFADAFARAWFKLTHRDMGPVVRYLGSEVPDEELIWQDPVPAVDHQLIEEKDIELLKEKILNSGLSVSQLVSTAWASASTFRGSDRRGGANGARIRLEPQKNWEVNNPEQLEMVLKIYEGIQDDFNNQNTGKKVSLADLIVLGGCAAVEKAAKDAGHKIQVPFTPGRTDASQEQTDVESFQYLEPEADGFRNYMKKKYSVPPERLLVDKAQLLTLTAPEMTALVGGLRVLDANYDHSRKGVFTDNPGTLTNDFFVNLLAMNTKWELSSEDDLVYTGKDRSTDEIKWIASRVDLIFGSNSELRAISEVYGCSDAQEKFVQDFVSAWSKVMNLDRFDLA, from the coding sequence ATGGATACCAACAGCAACAGTTCGAGCGAAAGCAAATGTCCGTTCCATAACGGACAAACTTACCAGGAGCCCCGTCATGCCACATCTAACAAAGATTGGTGGCCTAATAAACTCAATTTGAGCGTACTGCATCAACATTCTTCATTATCTAACCCAATGGATAAAGATTTTAACTATGCAGAAGAATTTAAAACGCTCGATTTAAAGGCAGTAAAAAAAGACCTTGAAAATTTAATGACCGACTCACAGGAATGGTGGCCGGCAGATTTTGGTCATTACGGTCCGTTTTTTATTCGTATGGCATGGCACAGTGCAGGCACCTACCGGGTAAGTGACGGACGTGGAGGAGGAAGCAGGGGGAGCCAACGTTTTGCTCCTTTGAACAGTTGGCCGGATAACGTGAACCTTGATAAAGCACGTCGGTTATTGTGGCCCATAAAACAAAAATACGGCAGAAAAATATCCTGGGCAGACCTTTTTATACTTACCGGAAATGTAGCTCTCGAATCAATGGGCTTTAAAACCTATGGCTTTGCAGGAGGCAGGGAAGATGTATGGGAACCCGAAGAAGATATTTACTGGGGAGCAGAAAAAGAATGGCTGGGAGACGAACGTTATACAGGCGAAAGAGACCTTGAAAATCCGTTGGCAGCCGTACAAATGGGATTAATTTATGTTAATCCGGAAGGCCCTAACGGAAACCCCGATCCTGTTGCTGCTGCACACGATATAAGAGAGACTTTTAAAAGAATGGCAATGAATGATGAAGAAACCGTTGCCTTAATAGCAGGAGGGCACACCTTTGGTAAAACCCATGGAGCCGGAGACGCAGCTTTGTTAGGAAATGATCCTGAAGGTGGCGGAATTGAAGATATGGGCTTTGGATGGAAAAGCAAGCACGGTACAGGTTTGGCTGGAGATACTATAACCAGCGGACTTGAAGTTATATGGACGGAAACTCCGACCAAATGGAGTAACAATTTCTTTGAAAATCTTTTTGGGTATGAGTGGGAACTAACAAAAAGTCCTGCAGGAGCATACCAGTGGCGTCCTAAAGCAGGAGCAGGTTCTGGTAAAGTGCCGGATGCTTACGACCCGTCTAAAAAACACCAGCCCATGATGCTCACTACCGATCTTTCACTGCGTGTTGACCCTTCATACGAAAAGATTTCAAGGCGTTTTTATGAAAACCCCGATGAGTTCGCCGATGCTTTTGCACGTGCATGGTTTAAGTTAACTCACCGCGATATGGGGCCTGTTGTACGTTATCTGGGTTCGGAAGTTCCGGACGAAGAGCTGATTTGGCAAGACCCTGTTCCGGCTGTAGACCACCAGCTTATTGAGGAAAAAGATATTGAATTATTAAAAGAAAAGATTCTTAATTCCGGACTGTCCGTTTCGCAATTGGTTTCCACAGCATGGGCTTCAGCTTCAACATTCCGAGGGTCAGACCGCAGGGGTGGTGCCAATGGAGCAAGAATAAGACTGGAACCACAGAAAAACTGGGAAGTAAACAATCCGGAACAATTAGAAATGGTTCTTAAAATATATGAAGGTATACAAGATGATTTCAATAATCAGAATACCGGGAAAAAAGTATCACTGGCAGACCTTATTGTTTTAGGAGGATGTGCTGCAGTAGAAAAAGCTGCTAAAGATGCCGGCCATAAGATACAGGTACCTTTTACCCCAGGAAGAACCGATGCTTCACAGGAGCAAACTGATGTAGAATCTTTTCAGTATCTGGAACCCGAAGCAGATGGTTTCCGTAACTACATGAAAAAGAAATATTCGGTGCCACCGGAAAGGTTACTGGTAGATAAAGCCCAGTTACTTACCCTTACTGCACCCGAAATGACAGCCCTTGTAGGAGGCCTGAGAGTGCTTGATGCCAATTATGACCATTCACGCAAAGGAGTGTTTACAGATAATCCGGGAACCCTCACCAACGACTTTTTTGTGAATTTGCTGGCGATGAATACTAAATGGGAACTGTCTTCGGAAGATGATTTGGTATACACAGGAAAGGACCGCTCTACCGATGAAATTAAATGGATTGCCAGCCGGGTTGATCTTATTTTCGGATCCAATTCCGAACTGAGAGCAATTTCTGAAGTATACGGCTGCTCTGACGCACAGGAAAAATTTGTACAGGATTTTGTATCTGCCTGGTCTAAAGTAATGAATCTGGACAGGTTTGATTTAGCATAA
- a CDS encoding succinate dehydrogenase cytochrome b subunit: MSVLNSSIARKVAMALSAFFLLIFLLLHFVINLTSVISPDSFNEFSHFMGTNPLIQFLMQPVLIFGVVFHFVMGFILEARNKSARSVGYVKYAGSENSTWMSRNMIYSGLVVLAFLLLHFIDFWLPELNYKYIQHNPEDPTRYYHELIEKFHNPVRVGAYVLAFVLLALHLLHGFQSAFQSVGFNNKYTPAIKKLGNLYAILIPLGFIFIALFHYFNAH; encoded by the coding sequence ATGAGTGTTTTAAATTCATCAATTGCCAGAAAGGTTGCTATGGCACTTTCAGCATTCTTTTTATTGATTTTTTTACTTCTGCATTTCGTAATCAATCTCACTTCTGTTATAAGTCCTGACTCATTCAATGAGTTTTCTCATTTTATGGGGACTAATCCTCTTATACAGTTTTTAATGCAGCCTGTTTTGATTTTCGGGGTTGTATTTCACTTTGTAATGGGTTTTATCCTGGAAGCCAGAAACAAAAGCGCAAGATCTGTTGGTTATGTAAAATATGCGGGAAGCGAAAATTCAACATGGATGTCCAGAAACATGATATACAGCGGACTTGTTGTTCTGGCATTTCTTCTGTTACATTTTATAGATTTCTGGTTGCCTGAATTAAATTATAAATATATTCAGCATAATCCCGAAGATCCGACAAGGTATTATCATGAACTGATTGAAAAATTCCATAATCCGGTCAGGGTTGGGGCATATGTACTGGCTTTTGTTTTGCTTGCCCTTCATTTATTGCATGGTTTTCAATCTGCATTTCAATCGGTTGGTTTCAACAATAAATATACACCGGCTATAAAAAAACTTGGAAATTTATATGCTATCTTAATCCCGTTAGGATTTATTTTTATAGCACTTTTCCATTACTTTAACGCACACTAA
- a CDS encoding HD domain-containing protein, whose product MTTSEIIDHTITFVKQTLENAEGGHDWFHIQRVFNNAILIAKDEKNIDPLVIGLGALLHDIADSKFYEGDETIGPKKARKFLEGLNIKEEVITHVENIIKNISFKGGNFEQKFTSAELDIIQDADRLDAMGAIGIARCFNYGGYKNRAIYNPDIAPNPNMSKEEYKTSAAPSINHFYEKLLLLQDRMNTRTGKKIARARHEFMEKYLEQFYAEWNGER is encoded by the coding sequence ATGACCACTTCCGAAATTATAGACCATACCATAACCTTTGTAAAACAAACATTAGAAAATGCCGAAGGCGGCCATGACTGGTTCCATATACAAAGAGTCTTTAACAATGCCATTTTAATTGCCAAAGATGAAAAAAATATAGACCCGCTGGTAATTGGGTTAGGAGCATTGCTGCATGATATTGCCGATTCTAAATTTTATGAAGGCGATGAAACCATAGGGCCAAAAAAGGCACGGAAGTTTCTGGAAGGATTAAATATTAAGGAAGAAGTAATTACCCATGTAGAAAATATCATAAAAAACATATCCTTTAAAGGAGGTAATTTTGAGCAAAAGTTCACTTCTGCAGAGCTCGATATTATCCAGGATGCCGACAGGCTGGACGCAATGGGAGCCATTGGTATTGCCCGTTGCTTTAATTACGGCGGATATAAAAACCGTGCTATTTACAATCCGGATATTGCCCCCAACCCCAACATGAGCAAAGAAGAATATAAAACCTCTGCAGCCCCGTCTATCAATCATTTTTACGAAAAGCTTTTATTGCTGCAAGATCGCATGAATACCCGTACAGGTAAAAAAATAGCCCGGGCCCGCCATGAATTTATGGAAAAGTATCTTGAACAGTTTTATGCCGAATGGAACGGAGAGAGATAG
- a CDS encoding four helix bundle protein has protein sequence MSKKIIPKLPDNEKYNLISQIRRSSRSIGTNISERFGRYHFHENIQFCRIARRIIK, from the coding sequence ATAAGTAAAAAGATTATACCTAAATTACCTGATAATGAAAAATATAATTTGATAAGTCAGATAAGAAGATCTTCCCGATCCATTGGGACAAATATTTCTGAAAGGTTTGGAAGATATCATTTTCATGAAAATATTCAATTTTGCAGAATTGCAAGAAGGATCATTAAATGA
- a CDS encoding hydrogen peroxide-inducible genes activator, whose translation MNIQQIEYILAVKELKNFGKAADKCFITQSTLSTMIGKFEEEIGIKVFDRKTKPVSITKEGEAIIHQLKVISKELTVLDELVQSLKGELSGELKIGIIPTVAPFILPEFLNDFARKFPKITFTISEKTTNNITDALLKRELDIGIMATPAGVPDLYELPLYNEPFVLYDCSKREMKEYVNVDSIDFNKFWLLEEGHCLHTQVKKICDYDTSRNNENINFNFKAGSVDSLIRFVKINKGLTMLPYLASLDLTPAEYKKITHFQSPVPVRTIGLVVHKHFVKKQILSLLQLEIQDKILPLLNANQEEVVVSPL comes from the coding sequence ATGAACATACAACAAATTGAATACATATTAGCAGTAAAAGAATTGAAAAATTTTGGCAAAGCTGCCGATAAGTGTTTTATAACTCAATCTACTTTAAGTACCATGATTGGTAAATTTGAAGAAGAAATAGGTATTAAGGTTTTTGACCGTAAAACAAAACCTGTGTCCATCACCAAAGAAGGTGAAGCCATTATTCATCAGTTAAAAGTAATTTCAAAGGAATTGACTGTTCTTGATGAACTCGTACAATCGCTTAAGGGAGAATTGTCGGGCGAGTTAAAAATTGGCATTATACCTACGGTGGCTCCTTTTATTCTTCCTGAATTTTTAAATGATTTTGCCAGAAAGTTTCCTAAAATTACATTTACCATTAGTGAGAAAACCACTAATAATATTACAGATGCTTTACTTAAAAGAGAACTGGATATAGGTATTATGGCCACCCCGGCAGGAGTGCCTGATTTATATGAATTACCCTTGTATAACGAACCTTTTGTTTTATATGATTGCTCTAAAAGGGAAATGAAAGAGTATGTAAACGTGGATAGTATAGATTTTAATAAATTCTGGTTGCTGGAAGAAGGCCATTGTTTACATACACAGGTAAAAAAAATATGCGATTATGATACCAGCCGGAATAATGAAAACATCAACTTTAATTTTAAAGCGGGCTCGGTAGACAGCCTTATACGTTTTGTAAAGATTAATAAGGGTTTAACGATGTTGCCTTATCTGGCTTCTTTAGATCTAACTCCCGCCGAATATAAAAAGATTACTCACTTTCAATCGCCTGTGCCGGTACGTACCATAGGATTGGTAGTACATAAGCATTTTGTAAAAAAACAGATACTGAGTTTGCTGCAACTGGAAATTCAGGATAAGATTTTACCTTTATTAAATGCCAACCAGGAAGAGGTAGTGGTTTCTCCTTTGTAA
- a CDS encoding NIPSNAP family protein, producing the protein MKTVLIKFLFIFLFGNIIFASPLKEPPIHQLRIYEIPKENVKVFHERFRDHAHRIMKKYGFKIVSTWESSYESKVEFIYLLEWKDEKAMKKSWANFMEDQEWKDIKKQTGALYGAFVENIEDRTLILTDYSPQKHLLEK; encoded by the coding sequence ATGAAGACAGTACTTATTAAATTCCTGTTTATTTTCTTGTTTGGCAATATAATATTTGCATCGCCATTAAAAGAGCCCCCCATACACCAGTTAAGAATTTATGAAATACCTAAAGAAAATGTAAAAGTATTTCATGAAAGGTTCAGGGACCATGCTCACAGAATAATGAAAAAGTATGGATTTAAAATTGTATCCACATGGGAATCCTCCTATGAAAGTAAAGTTGAATTTATATATCTTTTAGAATGGAAAGATGAAAAGGCTATGAAAAAAAGCTGGGCAAATTTTATGGAAGACCAGGAATGGAAAGACATAAAAAAACAAACCGGAGCTTTATATGGAGCCTTTGTAGAAAATATAGAAGACAGAACACTGATTTTAACCGATTATTCACCCCAAAAGCATCTTTTGGAAAAATAA
- a CDS encoding serine hydrolase domain-containing protein produces MKLLTKNFTLFYLVFFVSFSLKAQQYYFPEKGEIWKEKLPSDFNIAESRLKKAVDFALQNEYSGSKDLRIAILEGFAHEPFHKILGPAQKRGGPAGIILKNGYMIAKWGDIKKVDMTFSVTKSYLSSVAGIAIDDKLISSTNDFVKDYVWDETFIGTHNSKITWDHLLTQSSDWSGTLWNQYDWADRPPREGSIDDWKNRTYNEPGTVFEYNDVRVNLLAYALLQVWRKPLPMVLKEKIMDPIGASSTWRWYGYENSWVNVDGIKVQSVSGGGHSGGGIFINTEDHARFGLLFLNNGKWKEKQIISENWLKKATTPSQANVNYGYMWWLNKKGNRHWEGVPESVYYAAGFGGNFIVIDKAHDLVIVTRWLEPSKAGDFVKLVMDAL; encoded by the coding sequence ATGAAGCTGTTAACCAAAAACTTTACCCTGTTTTATCTTGTATTTTTTGTTTCCTTCAGTTTAAAAGCACAGCAATATTATTTCCCCGAAAAAGGGGAAATATGGAAGGAAAAGTTACCATCTGATTTCAATATAGCTGAAAGCCGTTTGAAAAAAGCTGTAGACTTTGCTTTACAAAATGAATATTCAGGCTCTAAAGATCTGCGTATAGCCATACTTGAAGGTTTTGCCCATGAACCGTTTCACAAGATCCTGGGTCCTGCCCAAAAACGAGGCGGCCCTGCAGGAATAATTCTTAAAAACGGATATATGATTGCAAAATGGGGTGATATAAAAAAGGTTGATATGACATTTAGTGTTACAAAAAGTTATTTGTCTTCCGTAGCGGGTATAGCAATTGATGACAAACTCATCTCTTCAACCAATGATTTTGTAAAAGATTATGTATGGGATGAAACCTTTATTGGCACCCATAATTCTAAAATTACATGGGATCATTTACTAACACAGTCTTCTGACTGGTCAGGAACCCTATGGAATCAATATGACTGGGCAGACAGGCCTCCCCGTGAAGGAAGCATTGATGACTGGAAAAACAGAACCTATAATGAACCCGGTACCGTGTTTGAGTATAACGATGTAAGGGTAAATTTGCTTGCTTATGCCCTGTTACAGGTATGGAGAAAACCGTTGCCGATGGTACTTAAAGAAAAAATTATGGATCCGATTGGGGCTTCATCCACATGGAGATGGTACGGGTACGAAAACTCATGGGTGAATGTAGACGGTATAAAAGTGCAGTCGGTATCAGGCGGCGGGCATTCCGGTGGCGGTATTTTTATCAATACCGAAGATCATGCACGCTTTGGGTTATTGTTTTTAAACAATGGTAAATGGAAAGAGAAACAAATTATAAGTGAAAACTGGCTGAAGAAAGCTACTACTCCTTCGCAGGCAAATGTTAATTACGGATATATGTGGTGGCTTAATAAAAAAGGGAACAGGCATTGGGAAGGAGTGCCGGAATCAGTTTATTACGCAGCCGGCTTCGGCGGTAACTTTATTGTAATTGATAAAGCTCACGACCTGGTTATTGTAACCCGGTGGCTGGAACCCTCAAAGGCGGGGGATTTTGTAAAATTGGTTATGGATGCTTTATAA
- a CDS encoding succinate dehydrogenase/fumarate reductase iron-sulfur subunit — MKLKLKIWRQKDADSKGQMVEYLMDDVSPDMSFLEMLDVLNESLVAKGEEPVEFDHDCREGICGMCSLQINGEPHGPDRGITTCQLHMRKFKDGDTIYIEPFRAKAFPVVKDLIVDRSSFDRIQQAGGYISVNTSGNTVDANNIPINKHDADEAFDAATCIGCGACVAACKNASAMLFTSAKVSQFALLPQGQVEATDRVLNMVRQMDLEGFGNCTNTGACEIECPKGISLENIARMNREYLKASVIK; from the coding sequence ATGAAGTTAAAACTTAAAATATGGCGTCAAAAAGATGCCGATTCCAAAGGGCAAATGGTAGAATACCTAATGGATGATGTTTCACCTGACATGTCTTTTCTGGAGATGCTGGATGTGTTGAATGAAAGTTTGGTTGCCAAAGGTGAAGAACCTGTAGAATTTGACCATGACTGCCGTGAAGGAATTTGTGGTATGTGTTCTTTACAAATAAATGGTGAGCCACATGGCCCGGACAGGGGTATTACTACATGCCAGCTCCATATGCGTAAGTTTAAAGACGGAGACACCATTTATATTGAACCATTCAGGGCAAAAGCTTTTCCGGTGGTTAAAGACCTTATTGTTGACAGGAGCTCTTTTGACAGAATCCAGCAGGCTGGTGGATACATTTCGGTAAATACTTCAGGGAATACTGTTGATGCAAATAACATCCCTATCAATAAACACGATGCCGACGAGGCTTTTGATGCTGCTACCTGTATAGGATGCGGAGCGTGTGTAGCTGCCTGTAAAAATGCAAGTGCAATGCTGTTTACCTCGGCAAAAGTATCGCAATTTGCCTTATTGCCGCAAGGACAGGTTGAAGCTACCGACAGGGTATTAAATATGGTACGTCAAATGGATCTGGAAGGATTTGGAAATTGTACAAATACCGGTGCTTGTGAAATAGAATGTCCTAAAGGGATCTCACTTGAAAATATAGCCCGGATGAACAGGGAATACCTGAAAGCTTCTGTTATTAAATAA
- a CDS encoding fumarate reductase/succinate dehydrogenase flavoprotein subunit, translated as MAVLDSKIPQGELANKWTKHKNDINLVNPANKRNIDVIIVGTGLAGGAAAATLAELGYNVKAFCYQDSPRRAHSIAAQGGINAAKNYQGDGDSTYRLFYDTVKGGDYRSREANVYRLAEVSANIIDQCVAQGVPFAREYGGLLDNRSFGGVLVSRTFYAKGQTGQQLLLGAYSAMNRQINRGKIKMYNRHEMLDVVIVDGKARGIIARDLITGEIERHSAHAVVIASGGYGNVFFLSTNAMGSNVTASWKIHKRGAYFANPCYTQIHPTCIPVSGDHQSKLTLMSESLRNDGRIWVPKKLEDAKAIREGKLKPTELAEEDRDYYLERRYPSFGNLVPRDVASRAAKERCDAGFGVNATGEAVYLDFAAAIMRYGSEKAATSGMKNPTDAEIRKLGEEVIEAKYGNLFQMYEKIVDENPYKTPMKIYPAVHYTMGGVWVDYNLMTTIPGCYCTGEANFSDHGANRLGASALMQGLADGYFVLPYTIGDYLSQDIRTGAIPTDSPEFDEAEKNVKDQIEKFINNNGTHSVDHYHKKLGKIMWNKCGMARNAQGLQEAIEEIRELRDDFYKNVKVPGLANDKNSELEKALRVADFLELGELFAKDALHRNESCGGHFREEYQTEEGEAMRDDVNFKYVAAWEYKGEPKDAVLHKEELVYENIEVKTRSYK; from the coding sequence ATGGCAGTTTTAGATTCTAAAATACCACAAGGCGAATTAGCTAATAAGTGGACTAAACATAAAAACGATATAAATCTTGTTAACCCGGCCAACAAACGTAATATTGATGTTATCATTGTTGGTACAGGACTGGCAGGAGGAGCCGCAGCGGCAACATTAGCAGAACTGGGATATAATGTAAAAGCATTTTGTTATCAGGATTCTCCCAGAAGAGCACACTCTATTGCCGCTCAGGGAGGTATTAATGCTGCAAAAAATTATCAGGGTGATGGCGACTCAACATACAGGTTATTTTACGATACTGTAAAAGGGGGCGATTATCGTTCACGCGAGGCCAACGTATACCGTTTGGCAGAAGTTTCAGCTAATATTATTGACCAGTGCGTGGCCCAGGGAGTACCCTTTGCAAGAGAATACGGGGGCCTGTTGGATAACCGTTCATTTGGAGGTGTATTGGTTTCCCGTACATTTTATGCAAAAGGACAAACCGGACAACAATTACTATTAGGTGCCTATTCGGCAATGAACAGGCAAATAAACCGGGGAAAAATCAAAATGTACAATCGTCACGAAATGCTGGATGTAGTTATTGTTGACGGTAAAGCGAGGGGTATTATTGCCAGGGATTTAATTACAGGTGAAATAGAAAGGCATTCGGCACACGCAGTAGTTATAGCTTCAGGAGGTTATGGAAATGTATTTTTCCTTTCCACCAATGCTATGGGGAGTAACGTAACAGCTTCCTGGAAAATACACAAAAGAGGTGCTTATTTTGCAAATCCTTGTTATACACAAATTCACCCTACCTGTATTCCTGTTTCAGGTGATCACCAGTCAAAATTAACCCTTATGTCAGAGTCATTAAGAAATGACGGACGAATCTGGGTGCCTAAAAAACTGGAAGATGCCAAAGCAATACGGGAAGGTAAATTAAAACCTACAGAATTAGCTGAAGAAGACAGGGATTACTATTTGGAAAGAAGATATCCGTCGTTTGGTAACTTAGTACCAAGGGATGTAGCCTCAAGAGCAGCTAAGGAAAGATGTGATGCCGGATTTGGTGTAAACGCAACAGGTGAAGCCGTATATCTTGATTTTGCCGCTGCCATAATGAGATACGGTAGTGAAAAAGCAGCTACCAGCGGTATGAAAAATCCAACCGATGCTGAAATAAGAAAACTGGGAGAGGAAGTGATTGAAGCTAAATATGGAAACCTTTTCCAGATGTATGAAAAAATAGTAGATGAAAACCCTTATAAAACACCAATGAAAATATATCCTGCAGTTCATTATACTATGGGAGGTGTTTGGGTAGATTACAATTTGATGACTACAATTCCCGGATGTTATTGTACCGGTGAAGCCAATTTTTCTGATCACGGAGCTAACCGTTTAGGCGCATCGGCTTTAATGCAGGGGTTAGCCGACGGTTATTTTGTACTTCCTTATACTATTGGTGATTATCTTTCTCAAGATATACGTACTGGAGCAATTCCTACCGATTCTCCCGAATTTGATGAAGCCGAGAAAAATGTGAAAGATCAGATTGAAAAGTTTATTAATAATAACGGAACACATTCAGTTGACCATTACCACAAAAAATTAGGAAAAATAATGTGGAATAAGTGTGGTATGGCCAGAAATGCCCAGGGACTACAGGAAGCAATTGAAGAAATAAGAGAATTAAGAGATGATTTTTACAAAAATGTAAAAGTGCCCGGTCTAGCAAACGATAAAAACTCAGAATTGGAAAAAGCTTTAAGAGTAGCCGATTTTCTTGAGTTAGGAGAATTATTTGCTAAAGATGCTTTGCATAGAAATGAATCGTGCGGAGGCCATTTCAGGGAAGAGTATCAAACTGAAGAAGGAGAAGCCATGCGTGATGATGTTAATTTCAAATATGTGGCCGCCTGGGAATACAAAGGAGAACCTAAAGATGCTGTTCTTCATAAAGAAGAATTGGTATACGAAAATATTGAAGTTAAGACCAGAAGTTATAAATAG
- a CDS encoding GNAT family N-acetyltransferase, whose amino-acid sequence MDLNFVRCTAGDIEILFEISRQTFIDAFEEQNDPQDFWEYMDEAFNKEVLLTQLKKQDSHFYFAFIENKLAGYFKINESGAQSDINDPDSIELERIYVLKDFQGRRIGEKLLKKVISLSKEKKVKFIWLGVWEHNPGAIKFYKRNGFKKFGEHPYAIGKDIQTDWLMRLEI is encoded by the coding sequence ATGGACCTCAATTTTGTACGTTGTACTGCCGGCGACATAGAAATTCTTTTTGAAATTTCGAGACAAACCTTTATTGATGCTTTTGAAGAACAAAATGATCCTCAAGATTTTTGGGAGTATATGGATGAAGCTTTTAATAAAGAAGTACTCCTTACCCAGTTAAAAAAACAGGACTCACATTTTTATTTTGCTTTTATTGAGAATAAACTTGCAGGTTACTTTAAAATAAATGAATCGGGTGCCCAAAGCGATATAAATGACCCTGATTCAATTGAACTGGAACGCATTTATGTACTAAAAGATTTTCAGGGAAGAAGAATAGGGGAAAAACTTTTAAAAAAAGTGATTTCCTTATCAAAAGAAAAGAAGGTTAAATTTATTTGGTTAGGGGTGTGGGAACATAACCCGGGGGCAATAAAGTTTTATAAACGGAATGGTTTTAAAAAATTTGGAGAACATCCTTATGCCATTGGTAAAGACATTCAAACCGACTGGCTGATGAGGTTGGAAATATAA